One region of Solanum pennellii chromosome 6, SPENNV200 genomic DNA includes:
- the LOC107022099 gene encoding uncharacterized protein LOC107022099, with translation MSNLSKLEFVALDISGKNYLSWVLDAEIHLAAKGLDATITQGNEASSQDKAKAMIFLRHHLDEGLKIEYLTVKDPLELWTDLKGRYDHLKATVLPRARYEWMHLRFQDFKTVIEYNSAVFRITSQLKLCGETIKDEDMLEKTLTTFHASNVILQQQYREKGFQKYSELISCLLVAEQHNALLMKNHEARPTGAAPLPEANVVEARDQSEVKRDDHRGYNNARGRGKDKRRYTNRQGGGHNKRENNMSSQNNPSKSNCRRCGMKGHWKNECRTHEHFVRLYQNSFKKKGNKSGASSSNARAESHMTLKDDDKPGTSQKYDKDIEANLALKDDVFDGLGDITHMEVDDFFGDRN, from the coding sequence atgtCGAATTTATCCAAACTTGAGTTTGTGGCATTAGATATTTCTGGAAAGAATTATCTTTCATGGGTACTCGATGCTGAGATTCACTTGGCTGCTAAAGGTCTTGATGCCACTATTACTCAGGGAAATGAAGCATCGAGTCAAGATAAGGCGAAGGCTATGATTTTCCTTCGTCATCATCTTGATGAGGGCCTGAAGATTGAATATCTGACGGTAAAAGATCCACTTGAGTTGTGGACTGATTTAAAGGGGAGATATGACCACCTAAAGGCAACAGTGTTGCCAAGAGCTCGTTATGAGTGGATGCATTTACGGTTTCAAGATTTTAAGACCGTAATTGAATACAACTCTGCTGTATTCAGGATAACCTCCCAGTTAAAATTATGTGGGGAGACTATAAAAGATGAGGACATGTTGGAAAAGACACTTACTACTTTCCATGCCTCAAATGTGATATTGCAGCAGCAATATCGTGAAAAGGGTTTTCAGAAATATTCTGAACTAATCTCATGTCTTTTGGTGGCTGAGCAACATAATgctcttttaatgaaaaatcatgaagctCGTCCCACTGGAGCTGCTCCATTACCGGAGGCAAATGTGGTGGAAGCACGTGATCAATCTGAAGTAAAAAGAGATGATCATCGGGGCTATAATAATGCACGGGGACGTGGCAAAGATAAAAGACGATACACTAATCGTCAAGGTGGTGGTCATAATAAAAGGGAGAACAACATGAGTTCTCAAAATAACCCCTCAAAAAGTAATTGTCGTCGTTGTGGCATGAAAGGCCATTGGAAGAATGAATGTCGCACACATGAGCATTTTGTAAGGCTCTATCAAAATTCCtttaaaaagaaaggaaataaaagtggtGCTTCCTCTTCCAATGCTCGAGCTGAGTCACATATGACTCTTAAAGATGATGATAAGCCGGGAACATCTCAGAAATATGATAAGGATATTGAAGCAAATTTGGCTTTAAAGGATGATGTTTTTGATGGCCTTGGTGACATTACTCATATGGAAGTTGATGACTTCTTTGGAGATCGAAACTGA